ACTTGCTGCGACCTTTGGTCTCTACTTTGTGGCATCCTTCCTCTACCTGGATCCATGGCACATGTTCACTTCTTTTGGTCAATACCTGCTCATGATGACCAGCTACATCAACATTCTGATGGTCTACGCTTTCAGCAATTGGCACGATGTGTCCTGGGGAACCAAGGGTTCCGACAAAGCCGAAGCGCTGCCATCTGCCACCACACAAAAGGGTGCAGACGGTAAGACGACTGTCATCGAAGAAGTCGACCTGCCACAAGCCGACATTGATTCACAATTCGAGCAGACTGTCAAGCGTGCACTCACACCCTACGTTGCACCCAAGGAGGACACCAAGAAGACTCTCGAGGACTCTTACAAATCTTTCCGTACTCGTCTCGTCACTTTCTGGATCTTCTCGAACGCCCTCCTCGCAGTCGCCATCACGTCCGATAACTTTGACAAGTTCGGCTTCTCGAGCGGTGCCACGACCAGAACCGCCAACTTCTTCAGAGCGTTGCTGTGGGCCACCGCTGCACTATCTTTCATCCGTTTCATCGGATGTGTGTACTTCCTGTTCAAGAGTGGAGCGCTCGCCATCTGCGCGAGAAGATAATCAATCGGAACTCGAAACGGACTGGAGCCGCACGAACCGAGTCATGTCCTACTACTACAAAAAAGATGTGCTGCTATTTCTTTACGCCAACGATACCTGTAGAATCAATGCAGCGCGGGATTGGATTGGGTCGATTGGATGGAGCTGGGGTTCTTTTGGCGTATTGAGCGGATGGATAGGAGTTGTTTCCTCTTATCAGTATTACCATGCAGCGGAATGAATACGCGATGGAATTATTCGGCAGTGCGTGAGAGGCTTAGATAGTGCCCGTGTGTTAGAATGTCATGAAACTTCTCTATGTTGCAGGTTGTTCCGATGTTGCGTGATGTGTCTCATGATTTGTCTGGCTATACAATTGGATACGCGAATTGGTTGGCCTTTGGTGCTTGGGAGCTAGTAAATGTCTGCATTTCCGCGGAACGAGATTACGGATGTTGCACAGGTTGGTAGTACGAAGTTCGGGTAGTGTTCTCGCATTGTCGTATGCAGGAGCGTCATGTGCTTTTATGGGTGATGTGGCTTGTGATTGGAGCGCGCGGGCTAGAGGATGTTCTTGACGCGCGAAATGATTGTCATTCACTCTTTACTCTACACTAACTTGTCATGTGCCGGCACAAGAAGCCATACGCTTGCGCGCTGATTCGGAAGTCTCTTCTCGGATCGACACGACGTTTCAACGATGGGCGTTCTCGCGAGAATCGTTGCGAAGAATGCTGCATCGACAATACATCGTTCGACAGAAACAGCTATGGCCTCACCGCGTCACATCTCTTAAGAGTGCCGACTCTCCAGCAGACTTGAGAAACCTCTGGACAACAAGCTTGTAGCCGAGCGTACCGGAGGTGGAGGTGTATCACTCCTTGTCTAAAAGGTTCAACGGCTTGAGATCCTTTCTAACATATTCCCAGACGCGAAGGTGGGATCCGACATAGAGGAAGAAGCTGGATTCGACGAAGAGGGAGGCGAGGCATTCTTGCCGGAGCTGTTCATTTGCTTGGGTGATGCCTGGAAACTTGAGGTCTGCGAGACTGCGAGCTTGGGTGCGGTCGTAGGAGAAGGCGAAGGAGTAGGTGCGATTGCGGAGTTCTGGTGGGAGATCGAGGAAGCGGAAGTAGGTTCCTGCCAAACTGTTAGTACCAATTCCAGGCTCATCCCGGTAACCGGCGGTGGGCGTGGACTGACCTCGTGCGGCGGGCTCAGGTGCAGTAGTAGATGATGTATTCGAGGTTGTTGTAGCTGCGATGGTGACTGGTGCGGGAATGGCTCTGATCTGCGAGGTCACGCTCCCAAGATCAGTCTCTCCTTCAGCACTGCGTCGAACTGTCTTTGGCAGATCCATTTCTGCGATGTCCAAAGGAAGGTTGAAGCCTGCAAGAGAGCGGGCTTTTATAAGTCTCGGAAAGTTTGCGCTCGAGCCACGACACAACGTTCTGCGCTCCCGGCTCATTCACTCGCCGCTCGAGGAACACGTGCCACTGTGTCAAGCTGTCCAGCCTCTGCTTTCCGGATCAAGAGATACTAAGCCGTACAAAATGTTCAGCAAACTTGACAGAGCTATGTACCTCTCGAAGTCGACACAGGACCAGACGAGAAACGCCAAATTGCCAGTCGACATTCCCACAAACACCATGCGCCTTCGCTTCCAACCTCTGGGATCGCCGTCCCAGGCGTTCCGCCATGCTCGTCTTATAACGCCTCGCCTTCCAACGTAAGAAACACCTCAGCCAGCAGCACTCCCCTCCAGTCATGACGATCATGCAATCTCATCTACACTCCACCATCTTACGAAAGCTCCATGCCCTCATCATCAGCATCAAGATCCGCGTCCGCATCGTCCCCGTCACCATCAACAGTAGTCCCACTCGTGCTGCCTAGGCGATTACGTTTCCTGCCATTACCCCAAAGCACACCCATACCACTGCCTAGTCTCGCACCACCAAGCCCACCAACAGCTTCCAATTCGTCACCACCTACCACTCGACCCTCTGCATCAACGCCTTCACAAAGCTCGAGCATTGCAGACCTCTTAAGTCTCCGGAATCCATCGGTTCGCACGATGCGACCCCAATGGGTCATACAGAAGCTCGCCGCCCTACGCTTCAGCCAGTCCTCTTGTGCGGTGCTTGCACGGTCAAAGATTAGTGCTGCGTGCTGAACGTCGAGATCTCGTACCAAGCGGTTGACGCAGAGATGTCGCAGGCGAGGCATGTCGTAGATGTTGCTCATGACCAGCATGTTTGCAACGTCTTCGAGAGTTGGTCCAGACAGCTCTTGGCTTTCGGCTGGAGGACTTGAGATCGAGTCGGTATAGAGATAGTATAGGAATGCCTTCACAGCAGGATATGGTTCGGGTATGTGCATGCGACGCGTGTGGAACTCGGACATCTGTGCGTTGTAGAGCCGCGAGAAGTGAGGCCAGCGCGCGCTCAGGATCAGGCGATGCACGTGAATTGGCTGGGAGGCGTTGCTACCGTCTCCAGTCGCGCTACCGCCAGGGGATAGAGGATCGTCGTCCGAGAAGGGCTCCATGTCGTACACATCGTCCTTGAGGGCAGTAATCGTGAAGTCCGTACCAGATCCGCTCTCGGGAGGCTGATTGAATGTGCGTGCGAGATCTGCGCCTATAGCTGAGAGATGTGACTGTGGATTCGAGTCGGATGTAGGTATTCTCTGCTCGTTACGTGCTTCCTGACTCATCTTGTTTCCGAGCAGACCGAACTTGCGCAAGTCGATCGGCAGGACGTCAGACAGGTACTCTTCTGCTTCGCCGTTTCCCCCAGCCCTCAGCTCACGAGGGCAGCCCAGAAGCCATGCATGAGTGCCGTCGGCATCAAGACAGCAGTAATGCCACCGATATGTTGGACTGAAAAGATCCTTGCCATCAGCCAGCTTCTGCCAACGAAGTGAGTCCAGATCCAGAGCAGAGAGCGAAGTTTCAAGGGGCATGTTAGTTGCCGGGGTGACAAAGTCGAGCATACAGCCGGAGCTGAAAACGTGGAAATGTGTACCAACGTTCTGCATGGGCAGATTCGGAGAGGAGATGAACTTGACGCTGCTGATAGCACCGGGCGCGACAGGTGGTGCTCGCTGAATTTGGGTCGCGGTGTTGGACTGTACGCTCCCTGTGTTCGCTGCGTAGCCAGTGCCCATTGGAGGCGAAGGCGCAGCGTAGGAGTAGCTGGCGTAGCGCTCACCAAGTGGTCTCGCGTCCTCAGAGCCGATCAGGCCGTAAGTCGGACCACCTTCAAATGCAGGTGTCCCACGGAAGTCAAGCCACCAGATCTCGCTCGTGCGCTCCATCTCTTCGCCCATGCCACCGCTGATCCAGATCTTTCCACCCCAGACCCAACTGGAATGGTCGAAGCGTGGAACCAAACGCCATGTCCGGCTCCAGGTCCAGGTCTTCAGATCAAGATAGCAGATGTCGTCCAGCACATTGTTATCACATCCGCTCATACCACCGCAGATGAACAGCTTGTCATCGTGTATCACCGCCGAGTGCCTTGCTCTTCCACGCGGAATAGGCCCGCTGATCTCTGGTTGTGTCCAATGCGCGGTCTTGATGTCGAAGATGACTAGATCGGATAGATGCTTGCGATGCTCGTTCTCACCTCCAAACACCAGCAGCTTGTCGCCCTGCCATAAGCACGAAGTGTGGCCCATCCGCACGCCCGGGATGTCGCCGTAGTTGTCTACAAGACTCCATTGTCGCGCCGAGAGGTTAAGCTTGAGGACGTGGTTGTAGACTTCGTCAGTGTACTGGTCGAAACCACCAAAGGCGTAGATCAGATCGTTTCCGACATATGTGACTGAGGCATTGACGAGACATGCAGGTCGTTGGCCGACGGTGGTGATGATCTTAGGAAGGTATGGCTCTCCAGTGCGCCGTCTGCTGTTCTTGACGGGGGATCGCGACATTACGTAGGTGTTGTTGGAAGTGTTCGAGACACGGCCGTTCGAGGTAGAGGTAGTAGACGCCATCGCTGTGGTGTTGGTGGCAGCAGAGCCTCCGCCGGGTTGCGACAGCGTGAGAGTGGAAGAAGGGTAGGGTGCGGGATGGAGGGGGTGGTGAAGGTT
This genomic window from Fulvia fulva chromosome 4, complete sequence contains:
- a CDS encoding RING finger protein B yields the protein MASTTSTSNGRVSNTSNNTYVMSRSPVKNSRRRTGEPYLPKIITTVGQRPACLVNASVTYVGNDLIYAFGGFDQYTDEVYNHVLKLNLSARQWSLVDNYGDIPGVRMGHTSCLWQGDKLLVFGGENEHRKHLSDLVIFDIKTAHWTQPEISGPIPRGRARHSAVIHDDKLFICGGMSGCDNNVLDDICYLDLKTWTWSRTWRLVPRFDHSSWVWGGKIWISGGMGEEMERTSEIWWLDFRGTPAFEGGPTYGLIGSEDARPLGERYASYSYAAPSPPMGTGYAANTGSVQSNTATQIQRAPPVAPGAISSVKFISSPNLPMQNVGTHFHVFSSGCMLDFVTPATNMPLETSLSALDLDSLRWQKLADGKDLFSPTYRWHYCCLDADGTHAWLLGCPRELRAGGNGEAEEYLSDVLPIDLRKFGLLGNKMSQEARNEQRIPTSDSNPQSHLSAIGADLARTFNQPPESGSGTDFTITALKDDVYDMEPFSDDDPLSPGGSATGDGSNASQPIHVHRLILSARWPHFSRLYNAQMSEFHTRRMHIPEPYPAVKAFLYYLYTDSISSPPAESQELSGPTLEDVANMLVMSNIYDMPRLRHLCVNRLVRDLDVQHAALIFDRASTAQEDWLKRRAASFCMTHWGRIVRTDGFRRLKRSAMLELCEGVDAEGRVVGGDELEAVGGLGGARLGSGMGVLWGNGRKRNRLGSTSGTTVDGDGDDADADLDADDEGMELS